In the Gymnodinialimonas sp. 202GB13-11 genome, one interval contains:
- a CDS encoding LuxR C-terminal-related transcriptional regulator: MSKLEHPPSAPTLGEVLLAFYECLTEPAQLDRLMEVLTSWLDDEDGQLISPKLEYHADRAWRLLGELSQGATPDEVEALQALDITRYESKADVAAGFVARIPLEDQDKLNKWLSDDEDGSTLLLRVNEGQAVELVMLSRDPAVDGYVSKRSGDAFERVISAFVAESFDLTHAEFGLLKELLLGGTLREIADRVGKSWETVRSQVKSLTNKLGVSSQSDILRMLNQAATLIPPQATQARAAGEGGLLTLQRPDGRTLGYEVDGPNSGKTLVYLHGMTQGRHWPENARALAVGRGWQVVRISRAGRGPSSVNVKEGEALLQDHIDDVMAVLDQEGIGAFSIFAAADGFAVGYQLALQHPERVQTIVGIEAVPPILSREVTTGFVGKMKTFGLACLYAPKTIKFMFGLAMHQLERMEDRHAGVHPLIGVEMRKVETEDGLHADDRNFADLMVHRADGMWRDSSYSCVDWAYAPQSSNLRPRATLIHCRDSLIKASGPFDDFAQRIGAPVVRIDSYLPYVSSALPTVLSAAEPI; encoded by the coding sequence ATGTCCAAACTAGAACATCCTCCTTCGGCCCCAACGCTTGGTGAAGTGCTTTTGGCATTTTACGAGTGCTTGACCGAACCGGCACAGTTGGACCGTTTGATGGAGGTCCTGACCTCGTGGCTCGATGATGAAGATGGGCAGCTAATATCCCCGAAGCTGGAATATCATGCAGATCGAGCCTGGCGCTTGTTAGGGGAGCTTTCGCAAGGTGCTACGCCGGACGAGGTCGAAGCCCTGCAGGCGCTGGACATCACACGCTATGAGAGCAAGGCAGACGTTGCAGCCGGTTTTGTGGCGCGCATCCCACTGGAGGATCAGGACAAGCTGAACAAGTGGTTGTCCGATGATGAGGACGGGTCGACCCTGCTGCTGCGGGTGAACGAGGGTCAGGCGGTTGAACTGGTCATGCTGTCGCGTGACCCGGCGGTGGATGGATATGTGTCGAAGCGCTCGGGCGATGCCTTTGAGCGTGTCATTTCGGCCTTCGTGGCCGAGAGTTTCGATTTAACCCACGCGGAATTCGGCCTGCTGAAAGAGCTTCTTCTGGGCGGTACGCTGCGCGAAATCGCCGACCGTGTCGGGAAATCGTGGGAGACGGTGCGCAGCCAGGTCAAATCCCTGACCAATAAGTTGGGGGTCAGTTCCCAATCCGATATTTTGCGCATGTTGAATCAGGCGGCGACATTGATCCCCCCGCAAGCGACGCAAGCGCGCGCAGCCGGGGAGGGTGGTCTGCTGACGCTGCAGCGACCGGATGGCCGGACGCTTGGATATGAGGTGGATGGACCAAACTCGGGCAAGACACTGGTCTACCTGCACGGGATGACGCAAGGGCGGCATTGGCCGGAGAACGCACGGGCGCTTGCGGTTGGTCGCGGCTGGCAAGTGGTGCGCATTAGTCGCGCGGGTCGGGGGCCATCTTCGGTGAACGTCAAGGAAGGCGAAGCGCTGTTGCAGGATCACATCGACGACGTGATGGCGGTGCTGGACCAGGAAGGGATTGGCGCATTCTCGATCTTTGCGGCGGCGGATGGGTTTGCCGTTGGATATCAACTGGCCCTGCAACACCCCGAACGGGTGCAGACGATTGTAGGGATCGAAGCAGTGCCACCGATCCTGTCGCGTGAGGTGACGACAGGTTTTGTCGGCAAGATGAAGACATTTGGTCTGGCCTGCCTTTATGCCCCCAAGACGATCAAATTCATGTTCGGGCTGGCGATGCATCAACTGGAGCGGATGGAGGATCGCCATGCCGGGGTGCATCCGTTGATCGGTGTTGAGATGCGCAAGGTGGAGACAGAAGACGGTCTGCACGCGGATGACCGGAACTTCGCCGATCTCATGGTCCATAGGGCAGACGGGATGTGGCGGGATTCAAGCTATTCCTGTGTGGATTGGGCCTATGCGCCCCAAAGCAGCAATTTGCGCCCTCGTGCGACGCTCATCCATTGCAGGGATTCGTTGATCAAGGCATCGGGTCCGTTTGACGATTTCGCGCAACGCATCGGTGCGCCCGTGGTCCGTATCGACAGCTACCTGCCTTATGTGTCGTCGGCTTTGCCAACCGTGTTGTCCGCGGCAGAGCCGATCTGA
- a CDS encoding branched-chain amino acid ABC transporter permease, producing the protein MSDAATTPQSGNSKTILLFALVAVLFIGTGFVQSWNTALTIFNMGLISAIMALGVNMQWGYAGLFNVGVMGFVALGGLAAVLVSSDPVPEAWAAGGPQVLLGLVLGAMTIVAAILTYTKLPAGRLRALAVVVVLIGGFAIFRTVFDPAVEAVEAVDPASTGFLGGLGLPVILAWPMGGVLAAGAAWIIGKTALGLRSDYLAIATLGIAEIIIAVLKNEDWLARGVKNVTGIPRPVPYEVDLQANEAFLNAFADPVTASTITVKLAYAGLFILFLIALIWLSEKAWNSPWGRMMRAIRDNEVSASAMGKDVKARHLQIFILGSAVCGLAGAMMTTLDSQLVPGTYQPLRFTFLIWVMVIVGGSGNNWGAVLGGFLIWWLWVQVEPMGLMLMQGLTYFLEPGSALSEHLLDSAAHMRLLTMGLILLLVLRFSPRGLIPER; encoded by the coding sequence ATGAGCGACGCAGCCACCACCCCTCAGTCGGGTAATTCCAAAACCATCCTTCTCTTCGCTCTTGTGGCCGTTCTCTTCATCGGCACCGGTTTCGTGCAGTCGTGGAACACTGCGCTCACGATCTTCAACATGGGGCTGATCTCGGCCATCATGGCGCTCGGCGTGAACATGCAATGGGGCTACGCGGGCCTCTTCAACGTGGGCGTCATGGGCTTCGTGGCCCTCGGTGGCCTCGCCGCCGTCCTCGTGTCCTCCGACCCAGTGCCAGAGGCCTGGGCCGCCGGCGGCCCGCAAGTCCTTCTCGGCCTCGTCCTTGGCGCCATGACCATCGTCGCTGCCATCCTGACCTACACCAAACTCCCCGCCGGACGCCTCCGCGCGCTCGCGGTGGTCGTCGTCTTGATCGGCGGCTTTGCCATCTTCCGCACCGTCTTCGACCCCGCCGTTGAGGCCGTCGAAGCCGTCGATCCCGCCTCCACCGGCTTTCTCGGTGGCCTCGGCCTGCCCGTCATCCTCGCCTGGCCCATGGGCGGCGTTCTCGCCGCCGGTGCCGCATGGATCATCGGCAAGACGGCCCTTGGCCTGCGCTCCGACTACCTCGCCATCGCCACCCTCGGCATCGCCGAGATCATCATCGCCGTCCTCAAAAACGAGGATTGGCTGGCGCGCGGCGTGAAGAACGTCACCGGCATTCCCCGCCCCGTCCCCTATGAAGTCGACCTGCAGGCGAACGAGGCCTTCCTGAACGCCTTCGCCGACCCGGTTACGGCCTCCACCATCACCGTCAAACTCGCCTATGCGGGCCTCTTCATCCTGTTCCTGATCGCCTTGATCTGGCTCAGCGAGAAAGCGTGGAACTCCCCCTGGGGCCGCATGATGCGCGCCATCCGCGATAATGAGGTCTCGGCTTCAGCCATGGGCAAGGACGTCAAAGCGCGTCACTTGCAAATTTTCATCCTCGGCTCCGCCGTCTGCGGCTTGGCCGGCGCAATGATGACCACGCTCGACAGCCAGCTTGTGCCCGGCACCTACCAGCCCCTGCGCTTCACCTTCCTGATCTGGGTGATGGTGATCGTCGGCGGATCGGGCAACAACTGGGGCGCGGTCCTGGGCGGCTTCCTGATCTGGTGGCTCTGGGTGCAGGTCGAACCGATGGGCCTGATGCTTATGCAGGGCCTGACTTACTTCTTGGAACCAGGCTCAGCCCTGTCTGAGCACCTGCTCGACAGCGCCGCGCATATGCGCCTACTGACGATGGGCTTGATCCTGCTGCTGGTCCTGCGCTTCAGCCCACGGGGCTTGATCCCGGAGCGATAA
- a CDS encoding branched-chain amino acid ABC transporter permease has translation MDFLNALVALANFVIIPATAYGAQLALGALGVTLIYGILRFSNFAHGDTMAFGTMITIFGTWGLQAAGVSFGPLPTALLALPLGIAVTALLVIGTDRTVYRFYRENKAKPVIFVIASLGVMFIMNGIVRFLIGVDDQRFADGERFIIRARDFREMTGLDEGLAFRTTQGITIVVALIAVIALFWFLNRTRTGKSMRAFSDNEDLALLSGINPDRVVLVTWIIVAALATTAGVLYGLDKSFKPFTYFQLLLPIFASAIVGGLGNPLGAILGGFLIAFSEVGVTYAFRKVVGYLGPEDWQPEGLLQLLSTDYKFAVSFGILLIVLLFKPTGIMKGKSV, from the coding sequence ATGGATTTTCTGAACGCACTCGTTGCGCTGGCGAACTTCGTCATTATTCCCGCCACCGCCTATGGCGCGCAGCTCGCACTGGGTGCGCTTGGCGTGACGCTGATCTACGGCATCCTGCGGTTTTCCAACTTCGCCCATGGCGACACGATGGCATTCGGCACCATGATCACGATCTTCGGCACCTGGGGCCTGCAGGCCGCAGGCGTCAGCTTCGGCCCCCTGCCCACAGCGCTCCTCGCCCTACCTCTCGGCATCGCCGTCACGGCCCTTCTGGTGATCGGCACCGACCGCACCGTCTACCGCTTCTACCGCGAAAACAAAGCCAAACCCGTGATTTTCGTGATCGCCTCCCTCGGCGTCATGTTCATCATGAACGGCATCGTGCGCTTCCTTATCGGCGTCGATGACCAACGCTTTGCCGATGGCGAGCGGTTCATTATCCGCGCCCGCGACTTCCGCGAGATGACCGGCCTCGACGAAGGCCTCGCCTTCCGCACTACCCAAGGCATCACAATCGTTGTGGCCCTGATTGCCGTCATAGCGCTCTTCTGGTTCCTCAACCGCACCCGTACCGGCAAGTCGATGCGCGCGTTTTCCGACAACGAAGACCTGGCCCTTCTGTCGGGCATCAACCCCGATCGTGTCGTGCTTGTCACCTGGATCATCGTCGCCGCGCTCGCCACCACCGCGGGCGTCCTCTACGGCCTCGACAAGTCGTTCAAGCCCTTCACCTATTTCCAGCTGCTCCTGCCGATCTTCGCCTCCGCCATTGTCGGCGGCCTCGGCAACCCGCTCGGCGCCATTCTTGGCGGCTTCCTCATCGCCTTCTCCGAAGTCGGCGTGACTTATGCATTCCGCAAAGTGGTGGGCTATCTGGGGCCAGAGGATTGGCAGCCAGAGGGCCTCCTGCAACTGCTCAGCACCGATTACAAATTCGCCGTCTCCTTCGGCATCCTGCTGATCGTGCTGCTCTTCAAACCCACCGGCATCATGAAGGGGAAATCAGTATGA